Proteins encoded within one genomic window of Halomonas sp. YLGW01:
- a CDS encoding alkene reductase, producing the protein MAHDTLLTPTRLGSLSLPNRILMAPLTRARTPDSVPGTLQEAYYGQRAGAGLIISEATNISPTAKGYVYTPGIWTDEQEAGWKGVVDAVHAKGGRIALQLWHVGRVSHELVQPEGQAPVAPSALKGEGAQCFVEFEDGSAGRHETSTPRALATDEIPGIVEDYRQAAIRAKRAGFDMVEVHAANAYLLNQFLATGTNLRTDQYGGSLENRARFPLEVVDAVAEVFGPERTGIRLTPFIEIFGLTDDEPEAMAFYLMEQLSHRGIAYVHVNEPDWAGGDIQFSDDFRRALRARFTGSLIFCGHYDAERGERIINDGIADAVAIGRSYIANPDLVERIRVGAELNEPNPETFYGGSEAGYTDYPFLDNGFDRHA; encoded by the coding sequence ATGGCTCACGACACCCTGCTGACACCGACCCGCCTGGGCAGCCTTTCGCTGCCCAACCGCATCCTGATGGCGCCGCTGACTCGGGCGCGTACCCCGGACAGCGTGCCGGGCACGCTGCAGGAGGCCTACTATGGGCAGCGCGCCGGGGCCGGCCTGATCATCAGCGAGGCGACCAACATCTCGCCCACCGCGAAGGGCTATGTCTATACCCCGGGCATCTGGACCGATGAACAGGAAGCCGGCTGGAAGGGGGTGGTCGATGCCGTACACGCCAAGGGCGGACGCATCGCGCTGCAGCTGTGGCACGTCGGTCGCGTTTCCCACGAGCTGGTGCAGCCCGAGGGCCAGGCGCCGGTGGCGCCGAGCGCACTGAAGGGCGAGGGCGCCCAGTGTTTCGTCGAGTTTGAGGACGGCAGTGCCGGGCGGCACGAGACCAGCACCCCACGGGCGCTTGCGACCGACGAGATCCCCGGCATCGTCGAGGACTACCGCCAGGCGGCGATTCGCGCCAAGCGAGCCGGCTTCGACATGGTGGAGGTCCACGCCGCTAACGCCTACCTGCTTAACCAGTTCCTGGCCACCGGCACCAACCTGCGCACCGATCAGTATGGTGGCTCGCTGGAGAACCGCGCCCGTTTCCCGCTGGAGGTGGTCGATGCGGTGGCCGAGGTGTTCGGGCCGGAGCGCACCGGCATTCGCCTGACGCCGTTCATCGAGATTTTCGGCCTGACCGACGACGAGCCGGAGGCGATGGCCTTCTACCTGATGGAGCAGCTGTCCCATCGCGGCATCGCCTATGTGCACGTCAACGAGCCCGACTGGGCCGGGGGCGATATTCAGTTCAGTGATGATTTCCGTCGCGCCCTGCGTGCCCGCTTCACCGGCAGCCTGATCTTCTGTGGTCACTACGACGCCGAGCGTGGTGAGCGGATCATCAACGATGGCATCGCCGATGCGGTGGCCATCGGGCGTTCCTACATCGCTAACCCGGACCTGGTCGAGCGCATCCGCGTGGGGGCCGAGCTCAACGAGCCGAACCCGGAGACCTTCTATGGCGGCAGCGAAGCCGGCTACACGGACTATCCGTTCCTGGACAACGGCTTCGATCGCCACGCCTGA
- a CDS encoding aminotransferase class I/II-fold pyridoxal phosphate-dependent enzyme, with protein sequence MKRETLALHHGYAPDDQHAVAVPIHQTTSFAFDSAQHAADLFDLKVEGNIYSRIMNPTCAVLEQRIAALEGGIAGLAVASGMAAITYSIQTIAETGDNIVSISELYGGTYNLFAHTLPRQGIEVRFADKGDLAGIAALIDDRTKAVFCESIGNPSGSVVDLQALADVAHRHGVPLIVDNTVPTPFLWRPIEHGADIVIHSATKYIGGHGTTVGGVIVDSGKFPWVDHPKRFALLNEPDVSYHGVVYTRDAGPAAFITRARTVPLRNMGAALSAQSAWNLLQGLETLALRIERICDNTLKVATHLEQHPQVTWVQYAGLESHKDHALAKRYMGGQASGILSFGIEGGREAGARFYDALQLILRLVNIGDAKTCSSIPASTTHRQLNETELKAAGVSPDMVRLSIGIEHVDDIIADIDQALAAAKA encoded by the coding sequence ATGAAACGAGAAACCCTCGCCCTTCACCACGGCTATGCCCCGGATGATCAGCATGCCGTGGCCGTGCCGATCCACCAGACTACCTCGTTCGCCTTCGACAGTGCCCAGCATGCCGCCGACCTGTTCGACCTGAAGGTCGAGGGCAACATCTACTCGCGGATCATGAACCCGACCTGTGCGGTGCTGGAGCAGCGCATTGCCGCCCTGGAAGGCGGGATCGCGGGCCTGGCCGTGGCCTCGGGCATGGCCGCGATCACCTACTCGATCCAGACCATTGCCGAAACAGGCGACAACATCGTCTCGATCAGCGAGCTTTACGGCGGCACCTATAACCTCTTTGCCCATACCCTGCCCCGCCAGGGCATCGAGGTGCGCTTCGCCGACAAGGGTGATCTGGCCGGCATCGCCGCCCTGATCGATGACCGCACCAAGGCGGTGTTCTGCGAGAGCATCGGCAACCCCTCCGGCAGCGTGGTCGACCTGCAAGCGCTGGCCGATGTGGCCCACCGTCACGGCGTGCCGCTGATCGTCGACAACACCGTGCCGACTCCCTTCCTGTGGCGGCCCATAGAGCATGGCGCCGATATCGTCATCCACTCGGCCACCAAGTACATCGGCGGCCATGGCACCACGGTGGGCGGCGTCATCGTGGATTCCGGCAAGTTCCCCTGGGTCGATCATCCCAAGCGTTTCGCGCTCTTGAACGAACCGGACGTGTCCTATCACGGCGTGGTCTATACCCGCGATGCCGGTCCGGCCGCCTTCATTACTCGGGCGCGGACGGTGCCGCTACGCAACATGGGCGCCGCCCTCTCGGCCCAATCCGCCTGGAACCTGCTGCAGGGACTCGAGACCCTGGCCCTGCGCATCGAGCGCATCTGCGACAACACCCTCAAGGTGGCCACGCACCTGGAGCAGCACCCCCAGGTCACTTGGGTGCAGTATGCCGGCCTCGAGAGCCACAAGGATCATGCCCTCGCCAAGCGCTACATGGGTGGCCAGGCGTCTGGCATCCTGAGTTTCGGCATCGAGGGGGGACGCGAAGCCGGCGCCCGCTTCTACGATGCCCTGCAACTGATCCTGCGTCTGGTGAATATCGGCGACGCCAAGACCTGCTCGTCTATCCCGGCCTCGACCACCCATCGCCAGCTCAACGAGACGGAGCTCAAGGCCGCCGGCGTGAGCCCGGACATGGTGCGCCTCTCGATCGGCATCGAGCATGTCGACGACATCATCGCCGATATCGATCAGGCCCTGGCCGCCGCCAAGGCCTGA
- a CDS encoding DUF3617 family protein produces MLPVLLLSLALFASSTPLLAQEDTPNLMPGLWVFDSVTRVEGDLPIPDQSESHQECLTEADIADARRSLVHEQDGCELIESMIDQEQMDYRMVCRGGGGEASINGTLRFLGERAEGRVDVDTTTPMGALRMHTTIEARRLGEC; encoded by the coding sequence ATGCTGCCTGTCCTACTGCTGAGCCTTGCCCTGTTCGCCTCGTCTACCCCGCTGCTCGCCCAGGAGGACACGCCGAATCTGATGCCCGGTCTGTGGGTGTTCGATAGCGTGACCCGAGTCGAGGGTGACTTGCCAATTCCCGATCAGAGCGAATCGCATCAGGAGTGCCTGACCGAAGCCGACATCGCGGATGCCCGGCGCTCCCTCGTCCACGAACAGGACGGCTGCGAATTGATCGAATCGATGATCGATCAGGAGCAGATGGATTACCGCATGGTCTGTCGGGGCGGCGGCGGCGAGGCGAGCATCAATGGCACCCTGCGCTTTCTCGGCGAGCGGGCCGAGGGCCGCGTGGATGTGGACACTACCACGCCGATGGGGGCGCTCAGGATGCACACCACCATCGAGGCGCGGCGGCTGGGCGAGTGCTGA
- a CDS encoding STAS/SEC14 domain-containing protein, with product MIELLPPGADHVIALRASGQVSADDLQQAIDAIEALKKTQSRVSLYAEIDEMRWMTLTAILRDLGYGLTQIGDIAHYHRAAVVTDRHWVRPLAKLESRLFKPLEVRVFGTHHKDAAKEWVRQLPQAAAPDRAAG from the coding sequence ATGATCGAATTGCTGCCCCCGGGCGCCGACCATGTGATCGCCCTACGCGCCAGTGGTCAGGTCAGCGCCGATGACCTGCAGCAGGCCATTGACGCCATCGAGGCCCTGAAGAAGACCCAGTCGAGAGTCAGTCTCTACGCAGAGATCGACGAGATGCGCTGGATGACGCTCACCGCCATTCTCCGCGACCTGGGCTACGGCCTGACCCAGATCGGCGACATTGCGCATTATCATCGTGCCGCCGTGGTGACCGACCGCCACTGGGTGCGTCCGCTGGCGAAGCTTGAGAGCCGACTCTTCAAGCCCCTTGAGGTGCGGGTATTCGGCACTCACCACAAGGACGCCGCCAAGGAGTGGGTGCGCCAGCTACCGCAGGCCGCCGCCCCCGACCGGGCGGCCGGTTAG
- a CDS encoding A24 family peptidase translates to MIKEERMISEGVGVYLLLSLIACATAWDIRTRRIPNALVMAGAALGILLQGMQAGSSGVLAALFGLGAGLAVLLPGYLLGFTGAGDVKLMAAVGTFLGAKGVLMAAIFSIGVGGVIALGFAASSLVAGTSIGPWSRYSLMFRTLIATGKPIYITPEEGEVMGKKFPFAVSIALGTCGYLFWMYTH, encoded by the coding sequence ATGATTAAGGAGGAAAGAATGATAAGTGAGGGAGTAGGAGTTTATCTACTGCTATCTCTAATCGCATGCGCCACAGCATGGGATATAAGAACGCGGCGCATCCCGAATGCGCTTGTTATGGCCGGGGCCGCGCTGGGTATTCTGCTGCAGGGAATGCAGGCAGGATCGAGCGGTGTCCTGGCCGCCCTTTTCGGCCTGGGCGCTGGGCTCGCCGTGCTTCTGCCAGGCTATTTGCTGGGCTTTACCGGTGCTGGCGATGTCAAGCTGATGGCTGCAGTGGGCACCTTTCTTGGCGCTAAAGGCGTCCTTATGGCGGCAATATTCAGTATCGGCGTGGGCGGGGTGATCGCACTGGGGTTTGCCGCCAGCAGCCTGGTTGCGGGTACATCTATAGGGCCTTGGAGTCGCTACTCGCTGATGTTTCGCACTCTTATTGCTACTGGTAAGCCTATTTATATAACTCCTGAAGAGGGTGAGGTTATGGGCAAGAAGTTCCCCTTCGCCGTCTCTATCGCTTTGGGTACCTGTGGGTACCTTTTCTGGATGTACACGCACTGA
- a CDS encoding AAA family ATPase: MSLAPLNTDNDQDAGQKILAGPSEIANAMRPATIAETGLDLLYIADLLSKQLFEAGVLDMRELSQRSALSGAVVEEVCHFLRDERRIELRGAGSGGSLRYGLTDLGRAAALEALARDGYSGPAPVTLEDYTRRVAHQTMKGVGIDRERVFEAFADMVIPPERLDQLVPALVSGRAMLLYGDAGTGKSYTARHLARLLPGEVLIPHAIMVAGKALRCFDGGVHEPVANDIPSPLASLYLERGHDPRYVCCHRPCVVTGGELTLNMLEVQYDPATRIHHAPLQLKANNGMLVIDDLGRQRMAPMELFNRWIVPMEERIDYLTLSSGQHFRIPFDVALVFSSNFDPLSLIDPAFLRRIGYKIRFSCLGRDDYLTLWQQECLANGIDYNERLATFVIDELYQRREVALLPCHPRDLIGLAVDYLRYQGHDQLSKSALYWAWQNYFVELGDSGRDAS, translated from the coding sequence ATGAGTCTCGCGCCACTTAATACCGATAATGATCAGGACGCTGGCCAGAAAATTCTGGCGGGGCCGTCGGAAATCGCCAATGCCATGCGACCCGCAACGATAGCAGAGACGGGGCTGGATCTTCTGTATATCGCCGACCTGCTGTCCAAGCAGCTTTTTGAAGCCGGCGTACTCGACATGCGGGAACTTAGCCAGCGCAGTGCGCTATCGGGGGCGGTAGTCGAGGAGGTCTGTCACTTCCTGCGTGACGAGCGACGCATCGAGCTGCGAGGTGCCGGCAGCGGCGGTAGCCTGCGATATGGCCTGACCGACTTGGGCCGCGCGGCGGCGCTGGAGGCCCTCGCCCGGGACGGTTACAGCGGCCCGGCGCCGGTCACCCTGGAGGACTACACCCGCCGGGTGGCCCACCAGACCATGAAGGGGGTGGGCATCGATAGGGAACGGGTCTTCGAGGCCTTCGCGGATATGGTCATTCCCCCGGAACGGCTCGATCAGCTCGTCCCGGCACTGGTCTCGGGCCGCGCCATGCTCCTGTATGGCGATGCCGGTACCGGCAAGAGTTATACCGCCCGTCACCTGGCACGACTATTGCCCGGTGAGGTGCTCATTCCCCACGCCATCATGGTGGCGGGCAAGGCGCTGCGCTGCTTCGATGGTGGCGTGCATGAGCCTGTGGCCAATGACATCCCCTCGCCATTGGCGAGCCTATACCTGGAGCGTGGCCATGACCCGCGCTATGTCTGCTGCCACCGCCCCTGCGTGGTCACCGGTGGCGAGTTGACGCTCAATATGCTTGAAGTCCAGTACGACCCGGCCACCCGCATCCATCATGCGCCGCTACAGCTCAAGGCCAACAACGGCATGCTGGTGATCGATGACCTGGGGCGTCAGCGCATGGCGCCCATGGAGCTCTTCAATCGCTGGATCGTCCCGATGGAGGAGCGCATTGATTACCTGACGCTGAGCAGTGGCCAGCACTTTCGCATTCCCTTCGATGTGGCTCTGGTGTTCTCCTCGAATTTTGATCCGCTGAGCCTGATTGATCCCGCTTTCCTGCGTCGCATCGGCTACAAGATACGTTTTTCCTGCTTAGGCCGGGACGACTACCTGACCCTCTGGCAGCAGGAGTGTTTGGCCAACGGCATCGACTACAACGAGCGACTGGCCACCTTTGTGATTGATGAGTTGTACCAACGCCGCGAGGTGGCGCTCCTGCCCTGTCACCCACGAGACCTCATCGGGCTGGCCGTGGATTACCTGCGTTATCAGGGACATGACCAGCTTTCCAAGTCGGCCCTCTACTGGGCCTGGCAGAACTACTTCGTCGAATTGGGTGATTCCGGGAGGGATGCGTCATGA
- the cpaB gene encoding Flp pilus assembly protein CpaB: protein MKKQGVVLMLGVSLVMAFGAAMVAKNWMKAQSGDDGLSDVAQVVVATLQIPFGSTVQASDLKMLELPPNAIPAGSFHSIESVVGRVSNQVIYPGEIVLEGRVAEHMGGSALAAVLEHGKRAMSVRVDDVVGVAGFLLPGNRVDIVSARRDGGSNRSVKSETILSDIKVLAVDQIASQDRNGPVIVRAVTLEVDPRQAEKLVEATQEGKVQLTLRNPMDNEEDDFMTAQLPKPETVAVAPRPVLRAVSQRVNVIRGTQMSSVTVRN, encoded by the coding sequence ATGAAAAAGCAGGGTGTGGTGTTGATGTTGGGGGTGTCACTGGTGATGGCCTTTGGGGCCGCTATGGTGGCGAAGAACTGGATGAAGGCTCAGTCGGGTGACGATGGCCTGAGCGATGTGGCGCAGGTGGTGGTAGCCACCTTGCAGATTCCCTTTGGCTCCACGGTACAGGCCTCAGACCTGAAGATGCTGGAGCTGCCTCCGAATGCGATTCCCGCGGGAAGCTTTCACAGCATTGAGAGCGTGGTGGGGCGGGTCAGCAACCAGGTCATCTACCCGGGCGAGATCGTGCTGGAAGGGCGGGTGGCCGAGCATATGGGAGGCAGCGCCCTGGCGGCGGTGCTCGAGCACGGCAAGCGCGCCATGAGCGTGCGAGTCGACGACGTGGTTGGGGTGGCGGGCTTCCTGCTGCCGGGCAATCGGGTGGATATCGTCTCCGCCAGGCGCGATGGAGGCAGCAACCGTAGCGTCAAGTCGGAGACCATCCTGAGCGACATCAAGGTGCTGGCGGTGGATCAGATCGCCTCTCAGGACCGAAACGGCCCGGTGATCGTGCGGGCGGTGACCCTCGAGGTCGATCCTCGCCAGGCCGAGAAGCTGGTCGAAGCTACTCAGGAAGGCAAGGTTCAGCTGACGCTGCGTAATCCCATGGATAACGAAGAAGATGACTTCATGACCGCTCAGCTGCCCAAGCCCGAAACAGTGGCCGTGGCGCCTCGGCCTGTGCTTCGGGCCGTAAGTCAGCGAGTCAATGTGATTCGCGGTACCCAGATGAGCTCGGTCACGGTCAGAAATTGA
- a CDS encoding type II and III secretion system protein family protein: protein MDRQREIGKWVVVAVLVLLAGLWAEVVSAQALERSIAMPYQGRSAAVAVAVNKSQVLEFPRPVKILSIGNPNIADIVVVRSRQVYVLGKTLGTTNVVLWDQNERVQGMLNVTVTHDLDTLKLHLHDMLPDENIQVRSAQNSIVLSGEVSSAERMETALRLAQHFSAGDEGGAQVINLMQVGGAQQVMLEVKVAEVSRSLVKRLETDFNVFNVGSSALQLGAVKGGASFPDALFSGNGATGRAPALLSGSVVGPAVSEFAPTTATIEDAGIFASYLRDDYLLNLVLDAANREGVAKILAEPNLTTLTGQPAQFLAGGEFPIPVPQGDGQITIENKEFGVGLRFLPVVLNSGSINLKVDVSVSELTASNSLVVGVGEQSSSQFFVPALTKRSASSTVELATGQTIAIAGMLNESLQENISKFPGLGDVPVIGALFRSQEFVKEQTELVIFVTPRLARAYEPDLARLPTGSFVPPSDVEFYLMGRFNGRDEADQPKPRRANRSSMDMQLMSSRREGGTEGQFGHDL, encoded by the coding sequence ATGGACAGGCAAAGGGAAATCGGGAAGTGGGTAGTGGTGGCTGTGCTGGTCCTGCTGGCTGGCCTCTGGGCAGAGGTTGTCAGCGCCCAGGCCCTGGAGCGCAGCATCGCCATGCCCTATCAGGGGCGCTCGGCGGCGGTGGCGGTAGCGGTCAACAAGTCTCAGGTACTGGAGTTTCCGCGGCCGGTGAAGATCCTGTCGATCGGCAACCCGAATATCGCCGATATCGTGGTGGTGCGCTCGCGCCAGGTCTATGTACTGGGCAAGACGTTGGGCACTACCAACGTGGTGCTGTGGGATCAGAATGAACGGGTTCAGGGCATGCTGAATGTCACCGTGACCCATGATCTCGATACGCTCAAGCTGCATCTGCACGACATGCTGCCTGACGAGAACATCCAGGTGCGCTCGGCCCAGAACAGCATCGTGCTGAGTGGAGAGGTGTCCAGCGCCGAGCGCATGGAGACGGCGCTGCGCCTCGCCCAGCATTTCTCGGCAGGCGACGAGGGCGGTGCCCAGGTGATCAATCTGATGCAGGTCGGTGGCGCCCAGCAGGTGATGCTGGAGGTCAAGGTGGCCGAGGTCTCCCGCTCGCTGGTCAAACGCCTGGAAACCGACTTCAACGTCTTCAACGTCGGCTCGTCGGCCCTGCAACTGGGAGCGGTGAAGGGCGGGGCAAGTTTTCCAGATGCCTTGTTCTCGGGAAATGGTGCGACGGGGCGTGCTCCAGCGTTGTTGTCAGGCTCCGTTGTCGGGCCGGCTGTGAGTGAGTTTGCACCGACAACGGCCACCATCGAAGACGCCGGCATTTTCGCCAGCTACCTGCGCGACGACTATCTGCTGAACCTGGTGCTTGACGCCGCTAACCGCGAGGGGGTGGCCAAGATTCTCGCCGAGCCCAACCTCACCACCCTGACCGGCCAGCCCGCACAGTTTCTCGCTGGCGGAGAGTTCCCGATTCCCGTGCCCCAGGGCGATGGCCAGATCACCATCGAGAACAAGGAATTCGGCGTCGGGCTGCGTTTCCTGCCGGTGGTGCTGAATTCCGGCAGCATCAACCTGAAGGTGGATGTCTCGGTCTCTGAGCTTACTGCAAGCAACAGCCTGGTGGTGGGGGTAGGTGAGCAGTCGTCTTCGCAGTTCTTCGTGCCGGCACTGACCAAACGCAGTGCGAGCTCTACCGTAGAGCTTGCCACCGGCCAGACCATCGCCATCGCCGGGATGCTCAACGAGAGCCTGCAGGAAAACATCTCAAAGTTCCCGGGGCTTGGTGACGTGCCGGTCATCGGTGCGCTGTTTCGAAGCCAGGAGTTCGTCAAGGAACAGACCGAGTTGGTGATCTTCGTCACCCCGCGCTTGGCGCGCGCCTATGAGCCTGACCTGGCGCGCCTGCCTACCGGCTCCTTCGTGCCCCCGAGCGACGTCGAGTTCTACCTCATGGGGCGCTTTAATGGCCGCGATGAGGCCGATCAGCCGAAGCCCCGGCGTGCGAATCGCTCCAGCATGGACATGCAGTTGATGTCGAGCCGTCGCGAAGGCGGCACCGAAGGCCAGTTCGGCCATGACCTCTGA
- a CDS encoding AAA family ATPase has protein sequence MRYRLEILLAGRARDELECLETLLRSQGDIRATTKVIVNGHADPLHGVSPLPDALILLASERWEAELTALWERPAAERPPLLVVGPKGNVDLIRLAMRAGARDFFSPPIDDGEITQFIRQLARDKVADPQQPRARMTAVINAKGGSGASMVAANLTHILASQERRSLLLDLDVQFGSLPLYFNMAPHNGLVRALEEADSLDAVALEGYVQTHDSGVDLLASSPDDMVTVAEVPESRVELLLDVLGQAYDEVIIDLPRWVGGPTAAVLERADRILVVLEQSVAHLRDAQRLRDILRHELKLTQTRMLLVVNRYDKHNDVGLSAIRDALPGMAILTLPNDFRRVSQSINVGSPLLEMAPKAPVTKALKSLAESLNDETEAPAPRSGRLSLLGWALRN, from the coding sequence ATGCGGTATCGACTGGAGATTCTGCTGGCAGGACGCGCCCGGGACGAGCTCGAGTGCCTGGAGACGCTGCTTCGCAGCCAGGGAGACATCAGGGCCACCACCAAGGTGATCGTCAACGGCCACGCCGATCCGCTGCATGGGGTGTCGCCACTGCCGGATGCGCTGATCCTGCTGGCCAGCGAACGCTGGGAGGCCGAGCTCACCGCGCTCTGGGAGCGGCCGGCGGCCGAGCGCCCGCCGCTGCTGGTGGTCGGCCCCAAGGGGAATGTCGATCTGATTCGCTTGGCCATGCGAGCGGGAGCCCGGGACTTCTTCTCACCGCCGATCGATGACGGCGAGATTACCCAGTTCATTCGCCAACTGGCGCGGGATAAGGTCGCCGACCCTCAGCAGCCCCGTGCTCGCATGACCGCGGTCATCAATGCCAAGGGAGGGTCGGGTGCCAGCATGGTGGCTGCCAACCTTACTCATATCCTTGCCAGTCAGGAGCGGCGCAGTCTGCTGCTGGACCTGGACGTGCAGTTCGGGTCGCTACCCCTGTACTTCAACATGGCGCCCCACAATGGCCTGGTGCGTGCGCTCGAAGAAGCCGACAGCCTGGATGCCGTGGCGCTGGAGGGCTATGTGCAGACCCACGACAGCGGCGTGGACCTGCTGGCCTCGTCGCCGGACGACATGGTGACCGTTGCGGAGGTGCCGGAATCCCGGGTCGAGCTGCTGCTCGATGTACTCGGCCAGGCCTATGACGAGGTCATCATCGATTTGCCCCGCTGGGTGGGCGGACCCACCGCAGCGGTGCTCGAGCGGGCCGATCGGATTCTGGTGGTGCTTGAGCAGAGCGTGGCCCACCTGCGTGACGCCCAACGGCTGCGCGATATCCTGCGCCACGAACTCAAGCTGACCCAGACCCGAATGTTGCTGGTGGTCAACCGCTACGACAAGCACAACGACGTGGGCCTGTCGGCGATTCGGGATGCCCTGCCGGGCATGGCGATCCTGACGTTGCCCAATGACTTCCGCCGTGTCAGCCAGAGCATCAATGTGGGCAGTCCCCTGCTGGAGATGGCGCCCAAGGCACCGGTGACCAAGGCGCTCAAGTCGCTGGCCGAATCGCTTAACGACGAAACAGAAGCGCCGGCGCCTCGCTCTGGCCGGTTGTCCCTGCTGGGCTGGGCCCTGCGGAATTGA
- a CDS encoding CpaF family protein, translating to MNFRERVTNDGAQDAPRTQWGLKASRNATQGLSGAEQECKQQIFKKLVKVLDLSLLGSLDEREARNQIQQVCEALMSEEALPFNVAVRQRIVTELQDEVLGLGPLEALLADKSVSDILVNGTTPIFVERSGKLEQTQLRFDSDRHLMTIIDRIVSSVGRRIDESSPMVDARLKDGSRVNAVIPPLAIDGPMLSIRRFAVERLNAENLVEIGTLTPVMAELLERIVQARLNVLVSGGTGAGKTTLLNILSGFIPHRERIVTIEDSAELQLQQPHVVRLETRPPNIEGRGEVTQRDLVKNSLRMRPDRIILGEVRGSEAFDMLQAMNTGHDGSLTTIHANTPRDALSRIESMVAMCGFQLPAAALRAQIASAMDVVVQVERMEDGKRRVVSVQEINGQEGDIITMSEIFRFQRDGLDEQGNVMGSYQATGVVPGFYDYLKRRGLAPDLHVFQVQGGQRPWN from the coding sequence ATGAACTTTCGTGAACGCGTGACCAACGATGGTGCTCAGGATGCTCCAAGGACCCAGTGGGGCCTGAAGGCATCGCGCAATGCGACCCAGGGACTGTCCGGTGCCGAGCAGGAATGCAAGCAGCAGATATTCAAGAAGCTGGTCAAGGTGCTCGACCTGTCGCTGCTGGGCAGTCTCGATGAACGGGAGGCGCGCAACCAGATTCAGCAGGTCTGCGAGGCGCTGATGAGTGAGGAAGCGCTGCCCTTCAACGTCGCGGTGCGCCAACGCATCGTCACCGAACTGCAGGACGAGGTGCTGGGTCTCGGGCCGCTGGAAGCCTTGCTGGCCGACAAGAGCGTCTCCGACATCCTGGTCAACGGCACCACGCCGATCTTCGTCGAGCGCAGCGGCAAGCTCGAGCAGACCCAGCTGCGCTTCGACAGCGATCGCCACCTGATGACCATCATCGATCGCATCGTCTCGAGCGTAGGCCGCCGCATCGATGAGTCGTCGCCGATGGTGGATGCTCGCCTCAAGGACGGCTCTCGTGTCAATGCGGTGATTCCGCCGCTGGCCATCGACGGGCCGATGCTGTCGATTCGCCGCTTCGCCGTGGAGCGGCTGAACGCCGAGAACCTGGTGGAGATCGGCACCCTGACGCCGGTAATGGCCGAGCTGCTGGAGCGTATCGTTCAGGCTCGCCTCAATGTGCTGGTCTCGGGCGGGACCGGGGCGGGCAAGACGACTCTTCTCAACATCCTTTCGGGCTTCATTCCCCATCGTGAGCGCATCGTCACCATCGAGGACTCGGCGGAGCTGCAGCTCCAGCAGCCTCATGTTGTTCGGTTGGAGACCCGGCCGCCGAACATCGAGGGGCGCGGCGAGGTCACGCAGCGCGACCTGGTCAAGAACAGCCTGCGCATGCGCCCGGACCGCATCATTCTCGGCGAGGTGCGCGGCAGCGAGGCCTTCGACATGCTCCAGGCCATGAACACCGGCCACGACGGTTCACTGACCACCATCCACGCCAATACGCCTCGCGATGCCCTGAGCCGCATCGAGAGCATGGTGGCCATGTGCGGCTTTCAGTTGCCGGCGGCGGCCCTGCGCGCCCAGATCGCCTCGGCCATGGATGTGGTGGTGCAGGTCGAGCGCATGGAGGATGGCAAGCGCCGGGTGGTCAGCGTGCAGGAGATCAACGGCCAGGAAGGCGACATCATCACCATGTCCGAGATTTTCCGCTTCCAGCGGGACGGCCTCGATGAACAGGGCAACGTCATGGGCTCCTATCAGGCGACCGGGGTGGTACCGGGCTTCTACGACTACCTCAAGCGGCGCGGCCTGGCGCCCGATCTCCATGTGTTCCAGGTACAGGGAGGGCAGCGGCCATGGAATTGA